The following are encoded in a window of Lactobacillus intestinalis genomic DNA:
- a CDS encoding lactonase family protein: MKVLIGGYTKNNSKGIYELPFENNDQPHLDEAKNIIEIGGPTYFQKDGNLIFAINNAGDQGGISTFKLNNSNYEEVDTYLTSGSSPAYIGINPSKKLLYTANYHTAVLSVFSYNDEGKLTLLDTVTHQNNSLGPRKEQADGAHPHYFDETPQGNLVSCDLGNDAVDFYRLNQDNKLKHLATYKNEAGFGDRHLVFSKDGNYFYVVGELSSQINVVKFNENDWTFEDIATYSTIPSDWNEHNGAAAVKISADGKFIYVSNRGNDSIAVFAVQADHTLKLVQRISVFGSFPRDFNWDEDEKYVVVANQNTDNTTLYSRNEEDGSLTPIQKNIPVPEGTRVLFVK, translated from the coding sequence ATGAAGGTATTAATTGGTGGCTATACAAAAAATAACTCAAAAGGTATTTATGAATTACCATTTGAAAATAATGATCAACCTCACCTAGATGAAGCAAAAAACATCATTGAAATTGGTGGACCAACTTATTTTCAAAAAGACGGTAATTTAATTTTTGCAATTAATAATGCTGGCGACCAAGGAGGAATCAGCACTTTTAAATTAAATAATAGCAACTATGAAGAAGTAGATACTTATTTAACTTCTGGCTCTAGTCCAGCATACATTGGAATCAATCCAAGCAAAAAACTTCTTTATACTGCAAACTATCATACGGCTGTATTATCTGTTTTTAGTTACAATGATGAAGGAAAATTAACTCTTTTAGACACGGTAACTCATCAAAATAACAGCTTAGGCCCTAGAAAAGAACAAGCCGATGGTGCTCATCCCCACTACTTCGATGAAACTCCTCAAGGCAATTTAGTAAGCTGTGATTTAGGAAACGATGCCGTTGATTTTTATCGTTTAAATCAAGACAATAAGCTTAAACACTTGGCAACTTATAAAAATGAAGCAGGCTTCGGCGATCGCCATCTTGTCTTTTCAAAAGATGGAAATTACTTCTATGTAGTGGGTGAATTATCAAGTCAGATTAACGTGGTAAAGTTCAACGAAAATGATTGGACTTTTGAAGATATTGCCACCTACTCCACTATTCCTAGTGATTGGAATGAGCATAATGGTGCTGCTGCCGTTAAAATTAGCGCTGACGGCAAATTTATTTATGTTTCTAACCGTGGAAATGATTCAATTGCCGTTTTTGCAGTCCAAGCCGATCACACTTTAAAATTGGTTCAGCGCATTTCAGTATTTGGATCTTTTCCTCGAGACTTTAATTGGGATGAAGATGAAAAATACGTAGTTGTTGCTAATCAAAATACAGACAATACTACCCTTTATTCAAGAAATGAAGAAGACGGTAGTTTGACACCAATTCAAAAAAACATCCCTGTTCCTGAAGGAACAAGAGTACTTTTTGTTAAGTAA
- a CDS encoding undecaprenyl-diphosphate phosphatase, which translates to MLDIIKAIILGIIEGITEFLPISSTGHLYLADYFIKLDQPTSFINMFMVVIQLGAILSVILIYFNKLNPFAPSKSHKEQQQTWQLWFKVIIAVIPSVIIGLPLNDWLDEHMTTWQVIATTLIVYGILFIILEDYYEKKKPSLVDLNKLSYKMAFFIGCFQVLSLIPGTSRSGATIMGAMLLGASRYVSTEFSFFLAIPTMFGASLLKLGKYVMGGHAFVGNQLAVLLVGMLVSFVVAYISIKFLLKYVQTHNFKPFGWYRIILGIVVIIVGTIFAR; encoded by the coding sequence ATGTTAGACATTATTAAAGCGATTATTCTAGGAATTATTGAAGGTATCACTGAATTCCTTCCTATTTCCTCCACCGGTCACCTTTATCTAGCTGATTATTTCATTAAGCTTGATCAACCCACTAGTTTCATCAATATGTTCATGGTTGTGATTCAACTTGGAGCCATCTTGAGTGTGATTCTGATTTATTTCAATAAACTTAATCCTTTCGCTCCTTCCAAAAGTCATAAGGAACAACAACAGACTTGGCAACTTTGGTTTAAAGTTATCATTGCTGTTATTCCGTCAGTAATTATTGGATTACCATTAAATGATTGGCTAGATGAACATATGACTACTTGGCAAGTTATTGCTACCACTTTAATTGTATATGGTATCTTGTTCATCATTTTGGAAGACTACTATGAAAAGAAAAAACCTAGCTTAGTTGATTTAAACAAATTAAGCTATAAGATGGCCTTTTTCATCGGATGCTTCCAGGTACTTTCTTTAATTCCAGGTACTTCAAGATCTGGTGCAACGATCATGGGTGCTATGTTATTAGGAGCATCAAGATATGTATCAACAGAATTCTCATTTTTCTTAGCAATTCCAACAATGTTCGGAGCTTCTCTCCTTAAACTTGGCAAGTATGTCATGGGAGGACATGCCTTTGTTGGTAATCAATTAGCAGTTTTGCTGGTTGGGATGCTTGTATCATTTGTCGTAGCTTACATCTCAATCAAATTCTTACTTAAATATGTTCAAACTCATAACTTCAAGCCATTTGGTTGGTACAGAATCATTTTAGGTATTGTGGTTATCATCGTTGGAACTATCTTTGCAAGATAA
- a CDS encoding TVP38/TMEM64 family protein has protein sequence MKLKKRALRIILFILGIFLGLLVLYRLYLNFQPEIKLLMHFDPHNEKLLIKMVRSHGIEDLAFLFILNVVCVAIPGLSNGIFCVLNGILYGPAIGFGINWVGDVIGQFVLMQLLRKLYNPDKLKHSKIYTLLMSAEGYQQIGLIFGYMIPFIPSATVSYANLLINKTRKKRLIPILIGTIPFAYLYAYGGDSILHLDGQRLIKAGIAIIVIALLAISFVVVTRKFKKHKK, from the coding sequence TTGAAACTTAAAAAACGTGCTCTTAGGATAATTTTATTTATTCTAGGAATATTCCTTGGGCTCTTAGTTTTATATCGACTATATTTAAATTTTCAACCTGAAATCAAGCTTCTGATGCATTTTGATCCACATAATGAAAAATTATTAATCAAAATGGTGCGCAGTCATGGCATTGAGGATCTAGCCTTTTTATTTATCTTGAATGTGGTGTGTGTAGCTATTCCGGGTTTATCAAATGGGATTTTTTGCGTGCTTAATGGTATCCTCTATGGTCCAGCAATTGGTTTTGGTATTAACTGGGTGGGAGACGTAATTGGACAGTTTGTTTTAATGCAACTTTTACGTAAACTCTATAATCCAGACAAATTAAAACATAGCAAAATCTATACACTCTTAATGTCAGCTGAAGGTTATCAGCAAATCGGCCTAATTTTTGGCTATATGATTCCATTCATCCCAAGTGCCACAGTTAGCTATGCAAACTTACTTATCAATAAAACTCGAAAAAAACGCCTTATTCCCATTTTAATTGGAACTATTCCATTTGCTTACCTCTACGCTTACGGTGGTGACTCAATTTTACATTTAGATGGTCAACGTTTAATTAAAGCCGGGATTGCAATTATTGTAATTGCTCTATTAGCTATTTCATTTGTAGTAGTTACACGAAAATTCAAAAAGCATAAAAAATAA
- a CDS encoding oleate hydratase — translation MYYSNGNYEAFADTQKPEGVDNKSAYIIGSGLAGLAAAVFLIRDAKMKGDKIHILEELPVAGGSLDGTDRPNAGFVVRGGREMENHFECLWDMYRSIPSLEVPGASYLDEYYWLDKKDPNSSNCRLIYKRGNRYPTDGEYGLGKCSKEIVKLIMTPESEIEGKTIEDFFSDEFFETNFWVYWSTMFAFEKWHSLAEMRRYCMRFIHHIDGLPDFTALKFNKYNQYESMVKPVLAYLKDHGVHIDYDVHVDNVIVDHKDGKKIAKKIVMTKKGKQSDIDLTPDDLVFVTNGSITESSTYGDQNNPAPITHKKGSSWKLWENLAAQDSDFGHPDVFCEDIPERSWFVSATTTMKTKKLAPYFERLTKRSLYDGRVNTGGIVTIMDSNWGLSFTIHRQPHFKSQKPNEIVIWIYALYSDTEGNYIKKRIVDCTGKEICEELLYHLGVPVEEIEEDASEENMNTVPVYMPYITSYFMPRRDGDRPAVVPDGSENIAFIGNFAESPTRDTVFTTEYSVRTAMEAVYTLLNVDRGVPEVFDSIFDIRQLLRAMYYMSDKKKLVDQEMPLPEKIALKSGMKKIKKTWVAELLKEANLI, via the coding sequence ATGTATTATTCTAATGGTAATTATGAGGCTTTCGCAGACACTCAAAAGCCGGAAGGTGTAGATAATAAATCAGCTTATATTATTGGTAGTGGATTAGCAGGGCTCGCTGCTGCAGTCTTCTTAATTAGGGATGCTAAGATGAAAGGTGACAAGATTCATATCTTAGAAGAACTTCCTGTAGCTGGTGGTTCCCTTGATGGAACCGACCGTCCTAATGCAGGGTTTGTAGTTCGCGGGGGCCGTGAAATGGAAAACCACTTTGAATGTTTATGGGACATGTATCGTTCAATTCCAAGTTTGGAAGTACCGGGGGCTTCATATTTGGATGAGTATTATTGGCTTGATAAAAAAGATCCTAACTCTTCAAATTGTCGTTTAATTTATAAACGTGGCAATCGTTATCCTACTGATGGAGAATATGGTTTAGGTAAATGCTCTAAAGAAATTGTGAAATTGATTATGACTCCTGAAAGTGAAATTGAAGGTAAAACCATTGAAGATTTCTTTAGTGATGAATTTTTTGAAACTAATTTCTGGGTATATTGGTCAACGATGTTTGCCTTTGAAAAATGGCACTCACTAGCTGAAATGCGCCGTTACTGCATGCGTTTTATTCATCATATTGATGGATTGCCTGATTTTACTGCTTTAAAGTTTAATAAGTATAATCAGTATGAATCAATGGTTAAACCTGTCTTAGCTTACTTAAAAGATCATGGCGTCCATATTGATTATGATGTTCATGTAGATAACGTAATTGTTGACCATAAAGATGGCAAGAAAATTGCTAAAAAGATTGTCATGACCAAAAAAGGTAAGCAAAGTGATATCGATTTAACTCCTGATGATTTAGTATTTGTAACTAATGGCTCAATTACTGAATCTTCAACTTATGGGGATCAAAATAATCCTGCTCCAATTACGCATAAAAAGGGCAGTTCCTGGAAACTCTGGGAAAATTTAGCTGCACAAGATAGTGACTTTGGTCATCCCGATGTCTTTTGCGAGGATATTCCAGAACGTAGTTGGTTTGTTTCTGCAACTACTACGATGAAAACTAAGAAATTAGCTCCATATTTTGAACGTTTAACTAAGAGAAGTCTTTATGATGGTCGTGTAAATACAGGTGGTATTGTAACAATTATGGATTCTAATTGGGGACTTAGTTTTACAATTCACCGTCAGCCTCACTTTAAGAGTCAAAAGCCAAACGAAATTGTAATTTGGATCTATGCTCTTTATTCTGATACCGAAGGAAATTATATTAAAAAGAGAATAGTAGATTGTACAGGTAAAGAAATTTGTGAAGAATTACTTTATCATTTAGGTGTCCCAGTTGAAGAAATTGAAGAAGATGCTAGTGAAGAAAACATGAACACTGTTCCAGTTTATATGCCATACATTACTAGTTACTTTATGCCACGTCGTGATGGTGACCGTCCAGCAGTAGTGCCTGACGGCTCCGAAAATATTGCATTTATTGGTAACTTTGCGGAAAGTCCAACTAGAGATACTGTCTTTACTACCGAATATTCAGTTAGAACTGCAATGGAAGCTGTATATACCTTATTGAATGTAGATAGAGGTGTTCCTGAAGTATTCGATTCAATTTTCGATATTCGTCAATTATTACGAGCAATGTACTATATGTCTGATAAGAAAAAACTTGTTGATCAAGAGATGCCTCTTCCAGAAAAAATAGCTCTTAAATCGGGGATGAAGAAAATCAAAAAGACTTGGGTAGCAGAACTCCTTAAGGAAGCTAACTTGATTTAA
- a CDS encoding RluA family pseudouridine synthase yields the protein MAIFKLTVKERDPKKLGAFLLKNGFSRQALNKSKHHQGMILVNHKRRYTSYNLKEGDEVIFVSGKEKENPWLKPSYGPLKIVKESKDYLVVNKDAGVLSIPSRYEDDDAVVNRMLGYFENKGETAVKPHVITRLDRNTSGLVLVGKNPIAHARFSKLSKDIFIKKYHAIVHGNFASNELIGIVDKPIGKISDGVKRGIVSSGQSAQTKYRVLDQVEDASLVELQLLTGRTHQIRVHMQAIGHVLYGDELYGAEDDFERQALNCFYLQYPDPFGDEEIIIKIDDPLDMQRLWMKLKR from the coding sequence ATGGCAATCTTTAAATTAACAGTAAAAGAAAGAGACCCCAAAAAATTAGGGGCCTTTTTACTTAAGAATGGTTTTTCCAGGCAAGCTTTAAATAAATCAAAGCATCATCAAGGGATGATTTTAGTAAATCATAAACGTCGCTATACAAGTTATAACTTAAAAGAAGGCGATGAAGTTATTTTTGTAAGTGGCAAGGAAAAAGAAAATCCTTGGTTAAAGCCGTCTTATGGTCCCCTAAAGATCGTAAAAGAAAGTAAAGATTATTTAGTGGTTAACAAAGATGCAGGCGTACTTTCAATTCCTTCGCGTTATGAAGATGATGATGCAGTGGTTAATCGAATGCTAGGATATTTTGAAAATAAGGGTGAGACAGCAGTTAAGCCACATGTGATCACTAGATTAGATCGCAATACATCTGGTTTGGTTTTAGTTGGAAAAAACCCAATTGCACATGCCCGTTTTAGTAAATTGAGCAAAGATATTTTTATTAAAAAATACCATGCAATTGTTCATGGGAATTTTGCTTCAAATGAATTGATAGGTATAGTTGATAAACCAATTGGCAAGATCAGTGATGGAGTTAAACGAGGAATAGTTTCATCTGGCCAAAGTGCTCAAACTAAATATCGTGTGCTCGATCAAGTAGAGGATGCAAGTTTAGTTGAGTTGCAGCTTCTTACCGGCCGAACTCATCAAATTAGGGTGCATATGCAGGCCATTGGCCATGTTTTGTATGGGGATGAATTATATGGAGCAGAGGATGATTTTGAACGTCAGGCCTTAAATTGCTTTTATTTACAATATCCAGATCCATTTGGGGATGAAGAAATCATTATTAAAATTGATGATCCACTTGATATGCAGAGATTATGGATGAAGCTCAAAAGGTGA
- a CDS encoding NAD kinase has protein sequence MRVTIAHNNNEKTLKVVKHLRECLEEKNVVFDAKYPDVVITVGGDGTLINAFHRYENQVDSIRFIGVHTGHLGFYTDWRNYDVEKMVDALTLRKAESAKYPLLEVNLITESGEEKRYLALNESAVKRVSHTLEANVYIDDQLFENFRGDGLCVSTPTGSTAYSKSLGGAVIHPRLKALQMTEIASINNRVFRTLSAPIVIAPDQWITIVPNSDHFVMTIDGERIDVRNAKKIVYRISGHVIQFDRFGHHHFWSRVQDAFIGENNGNL, from the coding sequence ATGAGGGTAACGATTGCGCATAATAACAATGAAAAGACTTTAAAGGTTGTTAAGCATTTAAGAGAATGTTTAGAAGAAAAAAATGTAGTCTTTGATGCTAAATATCCAGATGTTGTAATTACAGTCGGAGGGGATGGAACGTTAATTAATGCTTTCCATCGTTACGAAAATCAAGTTGATTCCATTAGATTTATTGGTGTTCACACTGGACATTTAGGCTTTTACACTGATTGGCGCAATTATGATGTTGAAAAGATGGTGGATGCACTCACTCTAAGAAAAGCTGAATCAGCTAAATATCCGTTATTGGAGGTTAATTTAATTACTGAATCCGGTGAAGAAAAGAGATACTTGGCCCTTAATGAATCTGCGGTTAAGCGAGTTTCACATACTTTAGAAGCTAACGTTTATATTGATGATCAATTATTTGAAAATTTTCGTGGAGACGGTCTTTGTGTATCAACTCCAACCGGTTCGACTGCTTATAGTAAATCTTTAGGTGGAGCAGTAATTCATCCCCGCTTAAAAGCATTGCAGATGACAGAAATTGCTTCAATTAATAATCGGGTGTTTAGAACTTTATCTGCTCCGATTGTAATTGCACCTGATCAATGGATTACGATTGTTCCTAATTCAGATCATTTTGTAATGACTATTGATGGTGAAAGAATTGATGTACGCAATGCTAAGAAAATTGTTTATCGTATTTCAGGGCATGTGATTCAATTTGATCGCTTTGGTCACCACCATTTTTGGTCACGTGTTCAGGATGCGTTTATTGGTGAGAACAATGGCAATCTTTAA
- a CDS encoding GTP pyrophosphokinase, with protein MDIDWDNFLWPYTEAVRELKVKFRSLRQSFLTKGEHSPIEFVIGRVKTVDSIKEKMTRRVISPEVIETDMQDIAGIRIVCQFVDDIYNVVDLIHARDDMEVIEERDYIKNAKPSGYRSYHMVISYTVYLPEGPKNLIAEIQIRTLAMNFWATVEHTLNYKYQGSYPEDISQRLKSTAEAAYKLDEEMSSIKDEVQEAQKIFTRNKGKEKS; from the coding sequence ATGGACATAGATTGGGATAACTTTTTATGGCCTTATACTGAGGCTGTACGTGAACTTAAAGTTAAATTTCGTTCTCTTAGACAGAGTTTTTTGACAAAAGGTGAACATTCACCGATTGAATTTGTAATTGGTAGAGTTAAAACGGTGGACTCTATTAAAGAAAAAATGACCCGAAGAGTAATTAGTCCTGAAGTAATTGAAACGGATATGCAGGATATTGCGGGAATTAGAATCGTGTGTCAATTTGTAGATGATATTTATAATGTGGTAGATTTAATCCATGCACGGGATGATATGGAAGTAATTGAAGAGCGCGACTACATTAAAAACGCCAAACCATCAGGATATCGCTCCTATCACATGGTAATTTCTTATACAGTTTATCTTCCTGAGGGACCTAAAAATTTAATCGCAGAAATTCAAATTAGAACCTTGGCGATGAATTTCTGGGCAACCGTTGAACATACTTTGAATTATAAATATCAAGGGTCTTATCCAGAAGATATTTCTCAACGATTAAAATCAACTGCTGAAGCAGCTTATAAATTAGACGAGGAAATGTCCTCAATCAAAGACGAAGTCCAAGAGGCGCAGAAGATTTTTACAAGAAATAAAGGCAAGGAAAAATCATGA
- a CDS encoding CYTH domain-containing protein: protein MTQNREIEAKTILSKTVYQNIVKAFPVKADFKQENYYFDTTKSLLKHHKIALRIRIFKDHAEQTLKVPDLRPVQSKFHEVIEINDKLELQQARSLVKQASNDEEITFTGTVGAYLSKHFSTQKYHLLTWSKTERILLNGPENCELTLDATSYPDRFEDYELEIENTDPALIKKVLLMLEKEYNFKQTNSNTNQSKIGRAFAHQD from the coding sequence ATGACACAAAATCGCGAAATTGAAGCAAAAACAATTTTATCAAAAACCGTTTATCAAAACATTGTTAAAGCCTTTCCCGTAAAGGCCGACTTTAAACAAGAAAACTATTATTTTGATACTACTAAGAGTCTTTTAAAACATCACAAGATAGCTTTGAGAATTAGAATTTTCAAGGATCATGCCGAACAAACATTAAAAGTCCCTGATTTGCGTCCCGTTCAAAGCAAATTCCATGAAGTTATTGAAATAAATGATAAACTAGAATTACAGCAAGCTAGATCTTTAGTTAAGCAAGCTTCTAACGATGAAGAGATAACCTTTACTGGAACGGTGGGAGCTTATTTATCTAAACATTTCAGCACACAAAAATATCACTTATTGACATGGAGTAAAACTGAGCGTATTTTACTAAATGGACCAGAAAATTGCGAATTAACTCTAGATGCCACTTCTTACCCCGATAGATTCGAAGACTATGAACTAGAGATCGAAAATACTGATCCTGCACTTATCAAAAAAGTCTTATTAATGCTTGAAAAAGAATATAACTTTAAACAAACAAATTCAAACACTAATCAAAGTAAAATTGGACGTGCGTTTGCTCATCAGGATTAA
- a CDS encoding DsbA family protein — MYEIFLFINPIGIYCYDIEKQIQDTIKELDVDACYHFVPITNINAIKEDVFRRRKESQNVIELSKYTMATTRALQDYHAIKLTYGNKKARKFIFTLQQKLCKDCSQYNIELPGQVIDELGLNSKKINSVKDGDYINDSIHQDQKLAEQWNITKTPTTVIFKENDESCGILLEGTLKHDDLVSLLIPERKIIEQPSFYDKMFSNNHLRLI; from the coding sequence ATGTATGAGATTTTTCTCTTTATCAACCCAATTGGCATCTATTGCTATGACATTGAAAAGCAAATTCAAGATACAATAAAAGAGCTAGACGTTGATGCATGTTATCATTTCGTCCCTATTACGAATATTAATGCAATCAAGGAAGATGTTTTTCGTAGACGTAAAGAATCTCAAAACGTCATTGAATTATCTAAATACACAATGGCTACCACGAGGGCTCTCCAAGATTACCATGCAATTAAGCTAACATATGGTAATAAGAAGGCTAGAAAATTCATCTTTACTCTTCAACAAAAATTATGTAAAGATTGCTCACAATATAACATTGAATTACCAGGTCAGGTAATTGATGAATTGGGTTTAAATTCAAAAAAGATAAATAGTGTAAAAGATGGTGATTATATTAATGACTCCATCCATCAAGATCAAAAATTAGCAGAACAATGGAATATTACTAAGACTCCAACTACTGTGATTTTTAAAGAAAATGATGAAAGTTGTGGAATTTTACTGGAAGGAACACTCAAACATGATGATCTAGTCAGTTTGTTAATCCCCGAACGTAAAATTATTGAACAACCTTCATTTTACGATAAAATGTTTTCAAATAATCATTTACGATTAATCTAA
- a CDS encoding competence protein CoiA: MYAAMLNKRLVTAVNEAHLVMTNQKGLNYEDYRCPRCSKRMMLVISQQKMPFFKHLNKIHNMMGEKEEHYHSKMMLKSALTAAGFNAQVEIPLADGQIRADVLASPKLAFEVQCAPLSTEEFNHRHALYRQVGITDIWIVGQRHYLKDKIKTTQLIFMRENQSWRQYFLEIDPTQDQFRLKFNILQEPVTRKLHYQIASFDLDDLGIQKFWNFKPNFNVYHVNPNLQREYLQIQIKQKSKLGLEIAKKLYQKHLSLESLPNAPFEKWRKPGDIDSVSQYLD, encoded by the coding sequence TTGTACGCAGCAATGTTAAATAAAAGATTAGTAACTGCCGTTAATGAGGCTCATTTAGTGATGACCAATCAAAAGGGATTGAATTATGAAGACTACCGCTGTCCACGCTGTAGTAAAAGAATGATGTTAGTGATTTCTCAACAAAAAATGCCATTTTTTAAACATTTAAATAAAATCCATAATATGATGGGAGAAAAAGAAGAACACTATCATTCGAAAATGATGCTTAAATCTGCGCTAACGGCTGCGGGATTTAATGCGCAAGTTGAAATTCCATTAGCCGATGGTCAAATTAGAGCCGATGTGTTGGCGTCACCTAAATTAGCATTTGAAGTTCAATGTGCTCCTTTGAGTACGGAAGAATTTAATCATCGACATGCTCTATATCGGCAAGTGGGGATTACTGATATTTGGATTGTGGGTCAACGTCACTACTTAAAGGACAAAATAAAAACGACACAATTGATATTCATGAGAGAAAATCAATCGTGGCGTCAATATTTTTTGGAAATTGATCCAACACAGGATCAATTTCGATTAAAATTTAATATCTTACAAGAACCCGTTACACGCAAGCTACATTATCAAATAGCAAGCTTTGATTTGGATGATCTTGGGATTCAAAAATTTTGGAACTTTAAACCTAATTTTAATGTCTATCATGTTAATCCAAATTTGCAGCGCGAGTATTTACAGATTCAAATTAAGCAAAAAAGCAAATTAGGATTAGAGATTGCCAAAAAACTTTATCAAAAACATCTTTCTTTAGAATCTTTACCTAATGCACCCTTTGAGAAGTGGCGCAAACCTGGAGACATCGATAGCGTAAGTCAATATTTAGATTAA
- a CDS encoding adaptor protein MecA, with the protein MEVNRIDENTIRVRIDKKELEDRGLKVLDLLGDKGKIQRFFYSILDEVDTDHTFGNNVPVTFQVMPNNGGLDLLISKVNGMKPGDFQKMLKPEAAENSMDQQEAKDKPQAPHFFDLNPKDDDKVNLSDPNLVDEEELSDSEIEEFWKFQNHHAYEFDDLGALIELADNLKVNDLASSLYYEDGKYYLELAFLNEIYPELKPADAWAIANEYGININDEKLDAIKRTSKCILYRDALNSIRTYFCKAC; encoded by the coding sequence ATGGAAGTTAATCGTATAGATGAAAATACTATTCGAGTTAGAATTGATAAAAAAGAACTTGAAGATCGTGGCTTAAAAGTTTTAGATTTACTAGGGGATAAAGGAAAAATTCAACGTTTCTTTTATTCCATTCTTGATGAAGTAGATACTGATCATACTTTTGGAAATAATGTTCCAGTAACTTTCCAGGTAATGCCTAATAATGGAGGTCTTGACCTCTTGATTAGTAAAGTAAATGGAATGAAACCTGGTGATTTTCAAAAGATGTTGAAACCAGAAGCCGCTGAAAATTCAATGGATCAACAAGAGGCTAAAGATAAACCTCAAGCACCGCACTTCTTTGATTTAAATCCAAAAGATGATGATAAAGTGAATCTATCAGATCCTAATTTGGTTGATGAAGAAGAACTTTCTGATAGCGAAATAGAGGAATTTTGGAAATTTCAAAATCATCATGCTTATGAATTTGACGATTTGGGTGCTTTGATTGAATTAGCCGATAACTTAAAAGTGAATGATTTGGCCTCAAGCTTGTATTATGAAGATGGCAAATACTACTTAGAGTTAGCATTTCTTAATGAAATTTACCCTGAATTAAAACCAGCGGATGCTTGGGCTATCGCCAATGAATACGGCATCAATATTAATGATGAAAAGTTAGATGCGATTAAGCGTACCAGCAAATGCATTTTATATCGAGATGCATTAAATAGTATTAGAACTTATTTCTGTAAAGCATGTTAA
- the spx gene encoding transcriptional regulator Spx: MVNLYVSPSCTSCRKAKAWLNKHDIPYKERNIFSEPLTKAELLQILRMTENGTEEIISTRSRAFQQLKVNLDDLSIDQLLDLIEKNSSLLRRPIIMDDRRLQVGYNEDEIRRFLPRKVRRLELAEAQKIADL; encoded by the coding sequence ATGGTAAATTTATACGTATCACCAAGTTGTACTTCATGTCGTAAAGCGAAGGCATGGTTGAATAAACATGACATTCCATATAAGGAAAGAAACATCTTCTCAGAGCCACTTACGAAGGCTGAATTGCTTCAGATTCTTCGTATGACTGAAAACGGGACTGAAGAAATAATTTCTACACGCTCAAGGGCTTTTCAACAACTCAAAGTTAACTTAGATGATTTATCAATTGATCAATTGCTTGATTTAATTGAAAAGAATTCAAGTTTGTTGAGAAGACCGATTATTATGGACGATAGAAGACTTCAGGTTGGATATAACGAAGATGAAATTCGTCGCTTCCTACCACGTAAAGTACGTCGTTTAGAACTTGCAGAAGCTCAAAAGATCGCCGACTTGTAA